Proteins co-encoded in one Pleurodeles waltl isolate 20211129_DDA chromosome 2_2, aPleWal1.hap1.20221129, whole genome shotgun sequence genomic window:
- the LOC138273147 gene encoding uncharacterized protein, whose translation MAQQDDYYGEYTEGHHVEERLVEALDYHVQDSVNKALVKALRPFAQPIFNFVRMRFGTGSGNPTPNGVEINEPGRSDLYPFEHTINSVSNDHEYGAFFDQGSDPMAQSRRSSSDTSSISDSEDKSSSDKRKGKRKCKKRHYDNSDLSPPPAKYLLFDPDNIIHPKSTEWTPCPEMAAYVQSRLRKSFEKDIHSTLRSECPRPSLEGKVAETPKSDPHMITFFKKFSKDPKKSIDRAWCGCQDTLLDISGPLTKILGLAIQAKESQEPIDPDTLLEWAQRAISLLANANRSMSTERRKSFLIRIDPKLTELASVDAGLAAKGLLFGNRFIKDLAKYVATFSALDNAQTSIKKVFNSGRFRGRSSGSFASQTSRPYQRNLGESTHQSNPNFYPNRSRGYKGRNPRGPRRGGYYRQNTHQAAFHKYTIRRGTLLGHISPLL comes from the coding sequence ATGGCACAACAAGATGATTATTATGGGGAGTATACAGAAGGCCATCACGTGGAGGAACGCCTGGTCGAGGCTCTTGATTACCATGTGCAAGACTCTGTAAATAAGGCTTTGGTGAAGGCTTTACGCCCTTTTGCTCAACCTATATTTAATTTTGTCCGCATGCGATTTggcacaggctcagggaaccccaccCCAAATGGGGTCGAAATAAATGAGCCTGGCCGGTCTGATTTGTACCCCTTTGAGCATACCATTAACTCGGTATCAAATGATCACGAGTACGGCGCCTTTTTCGATCAGGGAAGTGACCCAATGGCACAGTCAAGACGCAGTTCCTCAGACACCTCTTCCATATCCGATTCTGAGGATAAGTCCTCGTCAGATAAGCGCAAAGGCAAACGCAAATGCAAAAAGCGCCATTATGACAACTCTGATCTTTCTCCCCCTCCGGCGAAATACTTGCTCTTCGATCCTGACAATATCATTCACCCCAAATCAACCGAATGGACTCCGTGTCCGGAAATGGCTGCTTATGTTCAGTCCAGACTCAGGAAGAGTTTTGAAAAAGACATTCATAGTACTCTACGTTCGGAGTGCCCTCGACCGTCTCTCGAGGGAAAGGTAGCGGAGACTCCCAAATCAGACCCACACATGATTACTTTTTTTAAGAAGTTCTCCAAAGACCCAAAGAAGAGTATTGATAGAGCTTGGTGCGGTTGCCAAGATACACTTCTGGATATTTCAGGTCCCCTAACCAAAATCTTGGGCCTAGCAATCCAAGCCAAGGAATCGCAAGAGCCCATTGACCCAGACACTTTGCTGGAATGGGCACAGAGAGCTATTTCCCTGCTGGCTAACGCTAATCGTTCAATGTCCACCGAACGCAGAAAATCCTTTTTGATCCGCATCGACCCAAAGCTGACAGAACTGGCTTCAGTGGATGCTGGACTGGCTGCCAAAGGCCTTTTGTTTGGCAATAGGTTCATCAAGGATCTTGCCAAATACGTCGCTACTTTTTCAGCGTTAGACAATGCCCAGACTTCTATTAAAAAAGTGTTTAACAGTGGCCGTTTCAGAGGTCGATCGTCAGGCAGCTTCGCTTCCCAGACCTCTCGCCCCTACCAAAGAAACCTTGGAGAATCCACTCATCAGTCCAATCCCAACTTCTATCCAAACAGAAGTCGCGGCTACAAGGGTCGTAATCCCAGAGGACCTCGCAGAGGAGGATACTACAGACAAAACACCCATCAAGCAG